The following is a genomic window from Bacteroidales bacterium.
CATTGTAATTCGTACATCCGGGCTATGAACATGGTAACCACAACCGTAAAAACAAGTTGCAGGAAACCACCCAGAAAGACTATTTTCCTGATCTTCAGAAGATGGTTCAGTGAGAATTCTATTCCGATGCTAAACAGGAGCATTACCACTCCGATTTCGGATACAAGCTTGATATTGTTATGTTCACCTATGATACCAAGGGCATATGGGCCGGCAATGATGCCCGTCATCAGGTAACCAAGGATGGTGGGAACTTTAATTTTCGAGAATACATAATTCACCACGGTCGAGAGAGCAAAGATGATCACTATGGCTTTAAGAAGGCCGAGTTCCATAATGCGTGGTTTTGCCTATAAAGATACGTCGTCAGGATTTGTTAAGCAAGATAAAATCCTGTTCGGTATTAACATTCAAAAACATCGGCCGGCTGCTTCCCGTGTGAATCAACGTGTATGTCGATTGCATAATGAAATCCCGCATGCTGTATTGTCCTTCCGACAAACAACGGTTTAATCCATCTATAACTCTTTTATTATATAATGCGCACAATGGCTCGAGGCTTCCGTCTTCATGTACAGGAACAACTACATCGTAACCGGCTTTCCTGTCAAGCATACTGCGCATGAAACCCGGGTCAATGAGCGGCATATCGCACGATAAAACAAGGTTCCATTCTGTTATAGAGTGTAAAAGGGCCGTCCAGATCCCAGCCATTGATGCGTTTATTGAAAACTCATCGGGGAATACTTCACAACCTGTGAATGCATATTCGGTCTTATTTGCACTGATGATAACTTTTGAACATACCTGACTGAGTAATGAAACAGCATGAGTTACAAGAGGCATCCCCTTGTATAGCAACAGGGCTTTGTCGGTTCCCATGCGACTGCTTTTGCCACCGGCAAGAACGATACCGGTTATCCTTTCATTTCCCGTGCTTGTCAATTCCATAAAGCATCATCAGTGAGTGCTCCATTGTCGGCAATATTTCGGCCATGTATTCACGTACGGCCTTGGGACTTCCCGGAAGGGCATAGATAAGGCTTTTCCCTGCCACACCGGCAATACTGCGGCTCAGCAAGGCATTTGGAAACTGCATGCCGTATTTTACTCGGATCAGTTCCATGATACCCGGTATTTCCTTAACGAGCATCGGCTTTAGCACTTCAGGTGTGATATCGCGTGGACCAATGCCGGTACCACCTGTAGTAATGATGAAATCAGCTTTGCCTGTAATATGCCCGCTTAAAAGCTCTTTTAGTACATCCGCTTCATCCGGGATAATTTTAAGTTCGAAAGATACAGGCCTGCCGGTTGATTCAAGATATTTCCGCATCATTTCATGAATTGCCGGTCCGCTTTCATCGGCATATTCTCCGGAATATGCTCGGTCACTCAGAGTGACAATCTTAACAACAAGAGTTTTGGGCTCGTAAATCAGCTCATTACCCGGCCTCAGGGTACCACCACGGATTACACGACAGAATATGCCTTCACGGGGCATCACGCAATCCCCGGTTTGCCTGAATATGGCACAGTTGTCGCCATGACATTTCTTCCCTATCTGGGTTACCTGTAATTCGAGGTCACCGCTTGTCAGCCTGTCGAGGGGGTGCATTGAAAACAACGGATAACCCAACGTGGTGATATTCTCTGCGAATTCACCAAAATGATAAGGTCTGCCGAAGGCCTGATTCATTTTTTCAATGCTTTCGAGCCCCAGCAGGCTGACCTGCCTGTGCCAAGAACCGGCATGGGCATCGCTCACTATGCCTTTATCATTAAGCTCAATCTTTTCAACCGGTTCTTTGACCGTTCCTTTCTGTTTCGAAATGTTTACCGAAACAACTTTGATAGGTTCCATGTTATGCAATGATTGCGGATTTTTTCTTTTCAATCAGCCGTATGGTAACAATCTCCATTTGCTTATCCACTGCTTTGCACATATCATAAACGGTAAGCAGTGCCACGCTAACGGCAGAAAGGGCTTCCATTTCGACACCCGTTTTGCCCGTGCATGAAACTTCGCTGATGATCTGCACGCCGCCCTCTTCAACGGAGGCGATCACCGAAATATGATCCAGACTGATGTTGTGCGACAGGGGAATAAGTGATGACGTTGATTTGGCAGCCTGAACGCCTGCAATTTCAGCAACAGTGAGTA
Proteins encoded in this region:
- a CDS encoding molybdenum cofactor guanylyltransferase, with the protein product MELTSTGNERITGIVLAGGKSSRMGTDKALLLYKGMPLVTHAVSLLSQVCSKVIISANKTEYAFTGCEVFPDEFSINASMAGIWTALLHSITEWNLVLSCDMPLIDPGFMRSMLDRKAGYDVVVPVHEDGSLEPLCALYNKRVIDGLNRCLSEGQYSMRDFIMQSTYTLIHTGSSRPMFLNVNTEQDFILLNKS
- the moaC gene encoding cyclic pyranopterin monophosphate synthase MoaC; the protein is MKLSHTTETGKARMVDVGNKVVVKRIARATGFIKISDEALALVKDNAMIKGDVLTVAEIAGVQAAKSTSSLIPLSHNISLDHISVIASVEEGGVQIISEVSCTGKTGVEMEALSAVSVALLTVYDMCKAVDKQMEIVTIRLIEKKKSAIIA
- a CDS encoding molybdenum cofactor synthesis domain-containing protein; this encodes MEPIKVVSVNISKQKGTVKEPVEKIELNDKGIVSDAHAGSWHRQVSLLGLESIEKMNQAFGRPYHFGEFAENITTLGYPLFSMHPLDRLTSGDLELQVTQIGKKCHGDNCAIFRQTGDCVMPREGIFCRVIRGGTLRPGNELIYEPKTLVVKIVTLSDRAYSGEYADESGPAIHEMMRKYLESTGRPVSFELKIIPDEADVLKELLSGHITGKADFIITTGGTGIGPRDITPEVLKPMLVKEIPGIMELIRVKYGMQFPNALLSRSIAGVAGKSLIYALPGSPKAVREYMAEILPTMEHSLMMLYGIDKHGK